One window from the genome of Myripristis murdjan chromosome 6, fMyrMur1.1, whole genome shotgun sequence encodes:
- the LOC115360985 gene encoding C-C motif chemokine 4-like gives MKTVCITLGLLLAAVCYCNAVPYAVNRSPTECCFKFYTGKILKKQIIDVKKTYTNCAESAFVVHTANGRQYCISQSVEWAQAAYNEFSVQA, from the exons ATGAAGACTGTGTGCATCACGCTGGgcctcctgctggctgctgtctgCTACTGCAACGCTGTGC CGTACGCGGTGAACCGGAGCCCCACAGAATGCTGCTTCAAGTTCTACACAGGAAAGAtcctcaaaaaacaaatcatcGATGTCAAGAAGACCTACACCAACTGTGCCGAAAGCGCATTTGT GGTCCACACTGCCAACGGGAGGCAGTACTGCATCAGCCAGAGTGTGGAGTGGGCGCAGGCAGCTTACAACGAATTCAGTGTTCAGGCGTAG